In Jatrophihabitans sp., a single genomic region encodes these proteins:
- the rpsI gene encoding 30S ribosomal protein S9 — protein sequence MTTPVPVVGRRKEAVVRVRLVPGTGVFKLNGRTMDDYFPNKVHQQLIKEPLVTLEKNDQYDITATLVGGGITGQAGALRLAISRALIGLEPDDRPALKKAGFLTRDSRIKERKKYGLKKARKAPQYSKR from the coding sequence TTGACTACCCCAGTTCCCGTCGTAGGCCGTCGTAAAGAGGCCGTCGTCCGAGTCCGGCTCGTTCCGGGCACCGGCGTCTTCAAGCTCAACGGTCGCACTATGGACGACTACTTCCCCAACAAGGTGCACCAGCAGCTCATCAAGGAGCCGCTGGTGACCCTGGAGAAGAACGACCAGTACGACATCACCGCCACCCTGGTCGGCGGCGGCATCACCGGCCAGGCCGGCGCGCTGCGGCTGGCCATCTCCCGGGCCCTGATCGGCCTGGAGCCAGATGACCGCCCGGCGCTGAAGAAGGCCGGCTTCCTGACCCGGGACTCCCGCATCAAGGAGCGCAAGAAGTACGGCCTGAAGAAGGCCCGTAAGGCTCCTCAGTACTCCAAGCGTTAA
- the rplM gene encoding 50S ribosomal protein L13 — protein MPTYTPKPGDVVRSWHVIDASDIVLGRLASQAAKLLRGKHKPQFALHVDTGDFVIIVNAEKVAVAPQKLGEFRYRHSGYPGGLSKRTVGELLETKPERLVELAVKGMLPKNTLGRAQLKKLKVYSGPTHPHAAQMPKEFTITQVAQ, from the coding sequence TTGCCTACTTACACCCCCAAGCCCGGTGACGTGGTCCGGTCCTGGCATGTCATCGACGCCAGCGACATCGTCCTGGGCCGGCTGGCCAGCCAGGCCGCCAAGCTGCTGCGTGGCAAGCACAAGCCGCAGTTCGCCCTGCATGTGGACACCGGTGACTTCGTCATCATCGTCAACGCCGAGAAGGTGGCGGTCGCCCCGCAGAAGCTCGGCGAGTTCCGTTACCGGCACTCCGGTTACCCGGGCGGGCTGTCCAAGCGGACCGTCGGCGAGCTGCTCGAGACCAAGCCCGAGCGCCTGGTCGAGCTCGCGGTCAAGGGCATGCTGCCCAAGAACACCCTCGGGCGCGCGCAGCTGAAGAAGCTCAAGGTCTACAGCGGACCTACCCATCCGCACGCCGCGCAGATGCCGAAGGAATTCACGATCACGCAGGTCGCGCAGTAG
- a CDS encoding ATP-binding cassette domain-containing protein, with protein MGYLDVQSIRHQLSDGRILLSDVSFRIGEGAKAALVGANGAGKTTLLRLIAGDLAPQSGAVARSGGLGVMRQFIGSVRDSTTVEEFLVGLAAPAIGQAWADLNAAELAMMSADDEKTQLRYAHALTNWGDAGGYDAQVLWDTVTVAAIGIPFENCKYREIATLSGGEQKRLALEALLRGPAEVLLLDEPDNYLDVPGKQWLEERLNSTSKTVLFVSHDRELLANVADRVVTIEGGTSWVHGGGWATYHQARLHRHERMAELRRRWEEEHARLKELVRTLQQQAKFSEAMAQKYRVTVGRLERFEAAGPPPDKPEDQNVTMRLRGGRTGKRAVICEQLELSGLMKPFDIEVFYGERLAVLGSNGAGKSHFLRLLGGEQVAHAGDWRLGARVEPGLFAQTHAHPEWADRTLVDLLWHGEPGRSGVDRGRAMAALRRYELNSQGDQSFGTLSGGQQARFQILLLELSGATLLLLDEPTDNLDVLSAEALEDALETFEGTVIAVTHDRWFARSFDRYLIFGADGVVAESTEPVFDAARVARPR; from the coding sequence GATTCGGCACCAGCTCTCCGACGGCCGGATACTGCTCTCAGACGTCAGTTTCCGGATCGGCGAGGGCGCCAAGGCCGCCCTGGTCGGCGCCAACGGCGCCGGCAAGACGACGCTGCTGCGGTTGATCGCCGGTGACCTGGCGCCGCAGAGCGGGGCGGTGGCCCGCTCGGGCGGCCTGGGCGTGATGCGGCAGTTCATCGGCTCGGTTCGCGACAGCACCACGGTGGAGGAGTTCCTGGTCGGCCTGGCCGCGCCTGCGATCGGGCAGGCCTGGGCCGACCTCAACGCCGCGGAGCTGGCGATGATGAGCGCCGACGACGAGAAGACCCAGCTGCGCTATGCCCACGCTCTGACCAACTGGGGCGACGCCGGCGGCTACGACGCCCAGGTGCTGTGGGACACCGTGACGGTGGCCGCGATCGGCATCCCGTTCGAGAACTGCAAGTACCGCGAGATCGCCACCCTGTCCGGCGGCGAGCAGAAGCGGCTGGCGCTGGAGGCGCTGCTGCGCGGGCCGGCCGAGGTGCTGCTGCTCGACGAGCCGGACAACTACCTCGACGTGCCCGGCAAGCAGTGGCTGGAGGAGCGGCTGAACTCGACGTCCAAGACGGTGCTGTTCGTTAGCCACGACCGGGAGCTGCTGGCCAACGTCGCCGACCGGGTGGTCACCATCGAAGGCGGCACCAGCTGGGTGCACGGCGGCGGCTGGGCGACCTACCACCAGGCGCGGCTGCATCGCCACGAGCGGATGGCCGAGCTTCGACGGCGTTGGGAGGAGGAGCACGCGCGGCTGAAGGAGCTGGTGCGCACGCTGCAGCAGCAGGCGAAGTTCTCCGAGGCGATGGCACAGAAGTACCGGGTGACGGTCGGACGTCTCGAGCGCTTCGAAGCCGCCGGCCCACCACCGGACAAGCCCGAGGATCAGAACGTCACCATGCGGCTGCGGGGCGGCCGGACCGGCAAGCGCGCCGTGATCTGCGAGCAGTTGGAGTTGTCCGGCCTGATGAAGCCCTTCGACATCGAGGTCTTCTACGGCGAGCGGCTGGCGGTGCTGGGCTCCAACGGCGCGGGCAAGTCCCACTTCCTGCGGCTGCTGGGCGGCGAGCAGGTGGCGCATGCCGGTGACTGGCGCCTCGGCGCCCGGGTGGAGCCGGGCCTGTTCGCCCAGACCCACGCCCATCCCGAGTGGGCCGACCGGACCCTGGTGGACCTGCTCTGGCACGGCGAGCCGGGTCGTTCCGGCGTCGACCGGGGCCGGGCGATGGCCGCGCTGCGCCGGTACGAGCTGAACTCCCAGGGCGACCAGAGCTTCGGCACGCTCTCCGGGGGCCAGCAGGCCAGGTTCCAGATCCTGTTACTGGAGCTGTCCGGGGCCACCCTGCTGCTGCTCGACGAGCCGACCGACAACCTCGACGTGCTCTCGGCCGAGGCGCTGGAGGACGCGCTGGAGACCTTCGAGGGAACGGTGATCGCGGTGACTCACGACCGGTGGTTCGCCCGCAGCTTTGACCGGTACCTGATCTTCGGCGCCGACGGCGTGGTGGCCGAGTCCACCGAGCCGGTCTTCGACGCCGCCCGGGTGGCCCGGCCCCGCTGA